The nucleotide window CGGCACCAATGGTGGTCCGGGCGGCCCCGGCGGACCGGGTGGCCCGGGTGGTCCTGGCGGCCCCGGTGGTCCGGGCGGTCCTGGTGGCCCAGGCGCTCCCGGCGGCGGTGGCGGCTCCGGCGGCTCGTCTTCTGCCGCCAATGCCGGCGCCCTGCGCTGCGTTGGTGCCGATCCTCAGGCGGCGCTCGCCCTGTTCAACCGCACGCCGGTGACCAGCAGGGAAGTGTCGAACTGGCATGGTGCCGGCGACGTACAGGTGTTCCCGATCAAGCTGTGCGATCCCCAGCGGCGCCAGTTGGCAGCGACCCTGTCCAGCCATCCCAAGCTGGGTGTCCTGCAGACCTCGCTCATGACCGCGCCTGCCATCTCCTCGGCTCTGAGCCGGGCCGGCTATAGCCCGCGCAATGCCTTTGCGGTCGCGAGCAGCTTCAACCGCGTGACGATCTACGTTTATTAATACCTCCCAGCGAGGATCGCCCTCGCGCCAGCAACGGCGCGGGGGCGACCGGATGTCGTCCACACACAACGCCAGGACCTCCCAAGAAAGGGAAGAAATGCAAATGCGAGCTGCCGAACGGCGCCGGGACCATAATCTCGAACTCTCGCCTGTCGCGCCCGCGCAAGGCGGACCAAAGCCTTGCTCGGAGGCTTAGCCGTGCAAGAATCAGGGCGTTCCCCCCTCCCTTTGCTTGCGACCAGCCTGCTCGCCATTGTCGCCATTGGCGCGGCGGCATGGCTCTATGTTGAAACGCAAGACAGCCAACAGAAATCGGCCGCCGAAATCGCGCAGCTGAAATTGAGCCTGGAGCTCTATGGCCGGCAATATATGACCACCGCGACGTCCATGACGGAGGTCAATGCCACGCTCAAGGCGCTCGAAACCCGTCTGGTCGGCCTGGAGGAAAAGCTGGCAAAGGACCTGGCCGACCTGTCGGCCACGCCCGAACGCACCGTCGACGCGCTCGAGCAGCGGCTATCGAGATTGGAAGAATATCAGCTCAATGGCCTGGTTGGGCCGGCCGTCGTTGTGGCCCCTGAGCCGGAGCCTGCGCCCGCGCCGGCGCCGCAGCCCACGACCTCCAAGACCCCGGACAATTGTGTGTCGCAGAACAGCCCCTTCCTGGTGGCGGCCGGCGATATCTTTCCGGTTTGCGGCACCAGTAGCTGGGTGGCTGTGACAGAGGTTGGTCAGCAAAAGATTTCTTTTGCGAACGGGGACTCGGCCTATGTCGGCCGATCCGTCAATCTGGACGGCACCAATTGTACGCTGACCGTTCGCTCGGCCAATGCGGCCTGGCTGGCCGGCTATGGCGAGGTGCAGATCAGTTGCTAAATCGTTTCTGGCACGGACGGCAATGGTCCTGCGCCTCGGGCGCCGGCCTGAGGTCTGGAAACGTGACAATAGAATAACAAGAGCGGCGGGCCATGGGGGCAGGGGCTGCGCTGGGGTTTGCCAGCGCAGCCCCTGCGATGCCGGTTCGGTCAGGTTGGGCGCGCCGCCGCTGTAAGCGTTTCCAGCGAAAGCGGCCACGGTTCTGCGCCTCGGGCCTCGACCCGAGGGCCGGAAATGCGAGAACCTAGGCGGCAAGAGCCGTTTCGGCGCTTCATCGAAACGATGAAACGCCCTAGATGAGCCGGTCGAGCAGCGCCAGCAATTGTGCACGGGCCTCTGTCCCGCCAAGGCGGTCGACAATCTCTGCCTCCAAAGCCGCATGCCGGGCCTGGGCATCTGCCAGAAACCGCTGCCCCGCTGTCGTCAAATGCAGGGCATTGGCCCGCTTGTCCTCAAGCGAGGGAATGCGCTCCACCAGGCCCCGCTCCTCCAGCCCGTGCACCAGGGTGACGAAATTGGCGCGCTTGATGCCTAGCACTTCGGCAATCTCGGTCTGCTTGCGGCCCGGATTGTCATCGATCAGCACCAGCACGGAATATTCGGCCGGCCGCAATTTCAGGGCCTCGAAAACCGCAAGAAACTTCTGAAAAACCCGGAGCTGCGCGCGACGCAGCCGATAGCCGACAATCGATGTCGTGGCGTCTGTGCGCATGTCGGCGTTTGATGGTTCGGCCATATCTGTCTTGCGTGGTGTCATCACTATGCAAGCCTACCGGCATTGGTGGGGAAGACAAGCAGGCTGTTCATATAGGGGCTCTCTGGCCGTGCAAAGATGGCGCCGGACGCTCCCATGCGTCCCGATTCATGCGTTACGGTTATTGGTCACGGGGGATTTCGGCTGGTTTTTGCGGGCAAATCGCGGAATTGTATAATTTGGAAGTTATGAGGCGACCGGCATTTGTCATTTTACTTGCAATGGCTCTACGCCTTAAATCGCCGCTATAGGTAGGGGAGGCCTGCGTGTTTAGAGACGAGTCCTTATTGGGACGCTTTGTGGTGGGGCTGGCAAGGTCACTGGCCATCGCCGGCGGTCTGGTTCTGATGGCCATGGTCGGCATGATCGTGATCAGCGTTATTGGCCGCGCCTTGCTGTCAGCGGGCCTGCGGCCCATAACGGGCGATTACGAATTGGTGTCGATCGGCATGGGTTTTGCGGTCTTCGCCTTCATGCCATGGGCGCATCTGACCCGCAGTCATGCGCTGGTCTCCCTGGTGACCGACAGCTTCGGCGCCGCCGTCAACAGATGGATCCTGGTCATTACCGACATCATGATGCTGGCGGCCGCAGCGTTTATCGCCTGGCGTCTCTATTTCGGCATGATGGACAAATTCGCCTATAAGGAAACCACGCTTCTGCTGCGCTTTCCGCTGAGCTGGGCCTATGTCCTGGGTTTCATCGGCGCGGTGGTTCTGGTCATCGTGGCGGTCTATGTGCTGGGGCGCTCCCTGGGCCATGCTGTTCGGGGCGAATCCGAAGCCCGGCAGGCGGGGGCTGAAATATGACCGCCCTGACGCTCGGCTTTCTCGGCCTGCCGGCCGTTCTTATTCTCATCTTTCTCCGCGTGCCCATCGGCATCGCCATGCTCGGTGTCGGCATTTTCGGCAGTTGGCTGGTCACGGGCAGCTTCAATCCCGTCTCCGCCCAGTTCAAGAACCTGACCTATTCGACCTATGCCTCCTATTCGCTCTCGGTGGTGCCGCTTTTCCTGCTCATGGGACAGTTCGCCACCCTGGGCGGCTTGTCGGCGGGCTTGTTCAATGCCGCGGCGGCCTGGCTGGGGCATCGCAAGGGCGGGGTGGCCATGGCTGCCATCGGCGCCAGCGCCGGCTTTGGCGCCATTTGCGGCTCCTCGCTGGCAACAGCCGCCACAATGGGGCAGGTGGCTCTGCCCGAACTGAAAAAGTACGGCTATTCCGGCGCCCTCTCCACCGGCACGGTGGCGGCCGGCGGTACGCTGGGTATTCTGATCCCG belongs to Devosia sp. XK-2 and includes:
- a CDS encoding TRAP transporter small permease, coding for MFRDESLLGRFVVGLARSLAIAGGLVLMAMVGMIVISVIGRALLSAGLRPITGDYELVSIGMGFAVFAFMPWAHLTRSHALVSLVTDSFGAAVNRWILVITDIMMLAAAAFIAWRLYFGMMDKFAYKETTLLLRFPLSWAYVLGFIGAVVLVIVAVYVLGRSLGHAVRGESEARQAGAEI
- a CDS encoding MarR family transcriptional regulator, translated to MAEPSNADMRTDATTSIVGYRLRRAQLRVFQKFLAVFEALKLRPAEYSVLVLIDDNPGRKQTEIAEVLGIKRANFVTLVHGLEERGLVERIPSLEDKRANALHLTTAGQRFLADAQARHAALEAEIVDRLGGTEARAQLLALLDRLI